From Erythrobacter sp. YJ-T3-07:
TCACATGCTCACACTACGCCAGTAGACCGAAACTATGCTATTCGCCCGGCCTTGAAATCGGGACAGAGGATCTTGCCCCCGTCGCGCAGTTCATCAAGATAGTCGGACCAGCGCTGCATCATCTGCACGCGCTCGTCCCAGTATTCGCCGCGTGCATAGGCGCGCCGGACCTGGTTGATGTCGACATGCGCGAGCTGGCGCTCGATCGCGTCGGGGTTCCATTCGCCCATTTCATTGAGCAGTGTCGCCGCCATCGCCCGGAAGCCGTGCGCGGTCATCTGGTCGGACGTGTAACCGAGCTTGCGCAAGCCCTGGTTGACGGCGTTCTCCGACATCGGCTTGCGTGGCTTGCCGAGGGCCGGGAACAGATACTTCCACCAGTGCGTATGCTCATGAAGCTCCCTGAGCATCGCGATCACTTGCCGTGACAGCGGCACCCGGTGCGGCCGGCGCATCTTCATACGCTCTGCGGGGATGAACCAGATCGCCTCTTCGAAGTCGATGTCGGTCCACTCTGCCTGCCGGAGTTCGCCGGGACGCAGCAGCACATGCGGCGACAACCGCAACGCCATGATTGTCACCTTGTGGCCGCTGTAGCCGTCGATCGCTCGCAGGAGCGTGCCGACCTCGGGAGGCTTGGTGATGGCGGCGAAGTGCCTGACCTTCGGCGCCGCAATCGCGCCGCGAAGATCAGCCGCGACATCCTTGTCGCATCGTACGGTCGCCACGCCGTAACGAAACACCCGGCTGAGCACGCTGCGCATGCGCCGGGCGCTCTCATAGGCGCCGGTTGCCTCGACCTTGCGGAGCACGGCGAGCGCTTCGTGAGGCGTGATTTGCGCGATCGGAATGTTGCCGATCACGGGGTAGGCCTTGGCGAGAAGCCAGCGGATCTTATCGATAGTTACCGGCGCCAAGCCGTCTCGTTCGCATTTAACGAGCCATTCCTCGGCGACCGCCTCGAAGGTGTTGGCTGCGGCGTACTTCGCGGCGATTCTTGCGCGCTTTTTCTCCAGCGCCGGATCGATCCCTTCCGCAAGTTTTTTCTTCGCCTCGTCACGCCGCATTCGAGCGTCGGCGAGGCTTACCTGTGGCCACCCTCCGAGATGAAGCTTCTTCTGCTTATCCAGAAAACGGTAGTTGAAGCGCCACAGCTTCGAGCCGTTCGGCTGGATGACGAGATAGAGGTTTTGTGAATCGGAAAGGTTCCAGGCCTTCTCTCTAGGCTTGGCGGCTTTGATTTGGATGTAGGTCAGCATGTCGTTTTCCCAGCAAGGCCGGGTCGATCCGAGGGCAACGAAAAGGGCAGCATTTTGTGGTCGCTGCTGATGCCCTTAGCCGGATTTCGCCGGACGGTGTCTGGCGATCTTCGGTCAAGAAATGCTGTGAAACCAGCCGCTTACTGGACGCTGCCGGACGTATCCAGAGCCAGTATTGGTGCCCAGAAGAGGACTCGAACCTCCACGACCTTGCGATCGCCGCCACCTGAAGACGGTGCGTCTACCAATTCCGCCATCTGGGCACACGTGGCAGGCCGGTCATCGAAGGCGCGGCCGCCGGGTAGGCGCGGGCCACTAACCGAGGGAGGGCATGCCTGTCAACGCAAATAGAGAACACGCATGCCAGCCTTGCGAGGCTCGTCGCCATCCGGCAAAGCGGCGCTGCATATCAACCGCCCAATTGCCCCCCTTCGGAAAGGCCTACCCGATGCCCATCACCAATCCTCTCGCCGACAAGGTGGTGACGATCTTCGGCGGCAGCGGCTTTATCGGCCGCCACGTCGCCGAAGACCTGCTGCAGCAGAATGCCCGCGTGCGAATCGCCGCGCGCCATCCGGAAGAAGCGTTCTCGCTCAAGCCGCTGGCCAAGCTTGGCCAGCTGCAGTTCGCCCGGTGCGACATTCTCGACGAGCGCAGCGTGCGTGCCTGCGTCGAAGGAAGCGATGCGGTGGTCAACCTGGTCGGCACCTTCGAAGGCGACCTGATGAAGCTCATGGGCGAGGCTGCGGGCAATCTGGCGCGCGCGGCCAAGGACGCTGGCGCGAGCCGCTTCGTTCAGGTGAGCGCGATCGGCGCGGACCGCCACGGCCCGTCCACCTACGCGCAGGCCAAGGCGCTGGGCGAGGAACTGGTGCGCGATGCCTTTCCCAAGGCGACGATCCTGCGCCCCTCGATCATCTTCGGCCCCGATGGCGGCATTCTGAACCTGTTCGCCGATCTGATCGCGAGCCTGCCGGTGCTGCCGGTGTTCGCGCCCGATTCGCCGCTGCAGGTGGTCCATGTCGACGATGTCGCCGCCGCGATCACCACGGCGCTGCTCGACCCGGCCGAGTTCGGCGGCAAGATTTACGAGCTGGCCGGGCCGGACAAGTGGACGATGATGGAACTGAATCAGCGGATCGCCACAGCGCAGCGGCGCAAGCGCACCTTCCTGCCGATGCCCGACGCTGCCAGCGCGGCTTTCGCCGCGCTGCCCGGCACTCCGATGGGAACGGACCAGTGGCGCATGCTCAAGGCGGGCAGCACCGCCTCTGAAGGGGTGCCTGGCTTCGCTGCTCTGGGCATCCAGCCGCGCCCGCTGGAGCTCGTGATCGACCACTACATGGTCCGTTACCGCAAGCACGGCCGCTTTGCGGAGAAGATGGACAGCGCAGGCTGAGAGCGCCCGCGCGCAGGCTCAGCCTTCGGCAGGCGTTCCGTCGGCGTCCTTGGCCTTGGCCTCGGCGATCAGGGGGATCGGTTCGACCAGCAGGATCGCACCGTCATTGCCGCTGATCCGCACGCGCTGCCCGGCCGGAGTGTCGGGCCCGCGCGCGATCCACTCGCTATCGCCCAGCCGCACGCGCCCGCTGCCGCTCTCGATCGGCTGGACGACCAGTGCCGTCTCCCCGACCATTCGCCCGCCACGCTGGTTGAGCAGCGGATCGCTGCTGACGATCGGCTTGTCGTTCAGGTAGCGACGCGCGCTGTACACCGCGATCAGCGAGAGCGAAACGAAGCTGACGATCTCCAGCGGCCAGCCGAAGGGCAGCACGAACGCAAGCGCCCCCGTGACGAGCGCGGCCACGGCGAGCCAGATGAGGTAGACCCCGGGCACCAGCAGTTCGAGCACTGCCAGTAAGAGGCCCAGCGCGATCCACAGCCAGTAATGGTCGATACCGTCGATCATGAGCCGTCACGGCCCGTATGCGGCACGCCCGCCCTCGATGCGGCAGTGCCCCGCTCGCGCGTCTGGGGGATGGGAACGCCGTTATCGGTGGGGGCCCTTTCAGCCGGGCTGATCGCCTCGCGCACCAGTTCACCGATCCCGCCGAGCGAACCGATCAGCTGGGTCGCCTCGACCGGGAACAGGATGGTCTTGGCATTGGGGCTGTCGGCGAACTTGCCCACTGCCTTGGTGTATTCCTGCGCAACGAAGTAATTGATCGCCTGGTTGCCCGAGGATGCGATCGCGTCGGACACCATCTGGGTGGCCTTGGCCTCGGCTTCGGCGGCACGCTCGCGCGCCTCGGCGTCGCGGAAGGCACTCTCGCGCGCACCTTCGGCCTTCAGGATCGCGCTCTGCTTCTCACCCTCGGCGCGCAGGATGCGGCTCTGCCGATCGCCTTCCGCT
This genomic window contains:
- a CDS encoding integrase arm-type DNA-binding domain-containing protein, with amino-acid sequence MLTYIQIKAAKPREKAWNLSDSQNLYLVIQPNGSKLWRFNYRFLDKQKKLHLGGWPQVSLADARMRRDEAKKKLAEGIDPALEKKRARIAAKYAAANTFEAVAEEWLVKCERDGLAPVTIDKIRWLLAKAYPVIGNIPIAQITPHEALAVLRKVEATGAYESARRMRSVLSRVFRYGVATVRCDKDVAADLRGAIAAPKVRHFAAITKPPEVGTLLRAIDGYSGHKVTIMALRLSPHVLLRPGELRQAEWTDIDFEEAIWFIPAERMKMRRPHRVPLSRQVIAMLRELHEHTHWWKYLFPALGKPRKPMSENAVNQGLRKLGYTSDQMTAHGFRAMAATLLNEMGEWNPDAIERQLAHVDINQVRRAYARGEYWDERVQMMQRWSDYLDELRDGGKILCPDFKAGRIA
- a CDS encoding complex I NDUFA9 subunit family protein codes for the protein MPITNPLADKVVTIFGGSGFIGRHVAEDLLQQNARVRIAARHPEEAFSLKPLAKLGQLQFARCDILDERSVRACVEGSDAVVNLVGTFEGDLMKLMGEAAGNLARAAKDAGASRFVQVSAIGADRHGPSTYAQAKALGEELVRDAFPKATILRPSIIFGPDGGILNLFADLIASLPVLPVFAPDSPLQVVHVDDVAAAITTALLDPAEFGGKIYELAGPDKWTMMELNQRIATAQRRKRTFLPMPDAASAAFAALPGTPMGTDQWRMLKAGSTASEGVPGFAALGIQPRPLELVIDHYMVRYRKHGRFAEKMDSAG
- a CDS encoding NfeD family protein, with amino-acid sequence MIDGIDHYWLWIALGLLLAVLELLVPGVYLIWLAVAALVTGALAFVLPFGWPLEIVSFVSLSLIAVYSARRYLNDKPIVSSDPLLNQRGGRMVGETALVVQPIESGSGRVRLGDSEWIARGPDTPAGQRVRISGNDGAILLVEPIPLIAEAKAKDADGTPAEG